In Capsicum annuum cultivar UCD-10X-F1 chromosome 11, UCD10Xv1.1, whole genome shotgun sequence, one genomic interval encodes:
- the LOC107856751 gene encoding lipid phosphate phosphatase 2 — MGWKDKIRTVFQGNRNEIERGCGHTIKSHGLSVAKIHLHDWLILLLLVVIYIVLDVIGPFHRFVGKDMMTDLKYPMKDNTVPAWSVPLYAVVLPVIIFVFIYLRRRDVYDLHHSILGLLFAILITAVITEAIKNGVGRPRPDFFWRCFPDGKEEYDQWGDVKCHGKESDIKEGHKSFPSGHTSGSFAGLGFLSLYLAGKIKAFDRRGHVAKLCIVFLPLLMASLVGVSRVDDYWHHWQDVFAGGLIGLFVATFCYLQFFPAPYHTEGWGPYAYFQAVEEVRSNIQRVQPASGESEVARPDGQLNQHTTASPFEDVEYGRM, encoded by the exons ATGGGTTGGAAAGACAAAATTAGGACTGTGTTTCAG GGTAATCGAAATGAGATTGAGCGCGGATGTGGACATACTATTAAGTCTCATGGTTTGTCAGTTGCGAAAATTCACTTGCATGACTGGCTTATATTGCTGCTGCTTGTAGTTATATACATAGTTCTTGATGTCATCGGTCCATTTCATCGGTTTGTTGGAAAGGATATGATGACTGATCTGAAATATCCCATGAAAGATAATACAGTCCCAGCGTGGTCTGTTCCT CTATATGCAGTTGTATTGCCTGTTATCATCTTTGTTTTCATCTATCTTCGGAGGAGGGATGTCTATGATCTGCACCACAGCATTCTAG GCCTCTTATTCGCCATACTGATCACGGCTGTAATCACTGAAGCCATCAAGAATGGAGTAGGTCGTCCAAGACCAGACTTTTTCTGGCGTTGCTTTCCTGATGGTAAAGAA GAGTACGATCAGTGGGGAGACGTGAAATGCCATGGTAAAGAAAGCGATATTAAGGAAGGACATAAGAGTTTCCCGAGCGGGCATACAAGTG GGTCATTTGCTGGTCTCGGGTTTCTATCGTTGTATTTAGCAGGGAAGATAAAAGCATTTGATCGTCGAGGGCATGTAGCAAAACTATGCATAGTTTTTCTTCCTCTCCTAATGGCATCTCTTGTCGGGGTCTCTCGTGTGGATGACTACTGGCATCATTGGCAAGACGTATTCGCTGGAGGACTGATAG GCCTTTTCGTTGCTACATTCTGTTACCTGCAGTTCTTCCCAGCTCCATACCATACTGAAG GTTGGGGACCATATGCATATTTCCAGGCAGTGGAGGAGGTTCGTAGCAACATACAACGCGTTCAACCTGCTAGCGGAGAATCAGAGGTAGCACGTCCCGATGGACAACTCAATCAGCATACAACTGCTAGTCCTTTTGAGGATGTGGAGTATGGCAGAATGTGA